A window of the Zeugodacus cucurbitae isolate PBARC_wt_2022May chromosome 4, idZeuCucr1.2, whole genome shotgun sequence genome harbors these coding sequences:
- the LOC105216464 gene encoding putative uncharacterized transposon-derived protein F52C9.6 isoform X2 — MIRCMHQLLCRIWSEESMPDDWNLSVLCPIHKKGDPTICANYRGISLLNIAYKVLSSVLCERLKPTVNELIGPYQCGFRPGKSTMDQIFTMRQILEKTRERRIDTHHLFIDFKAAFDSTKRSCLYAAMSEFGIPAKLIRLCKLTLSNTKSSVRIGKDLSEPFDTKRGFRQGDSLSCDFFNLLLEKIIRAAELNREGTIFYKSVQLLAYADDIDIIGSNNRAVCSAFSRLDKEAKRMGLVVNEDKTKYLLSSNKQSAHSRLGSHVTVDSHNFEVVDNFVYLGTSINNTNNVSLEIQRRITLANRCYFGLSRQLKSKVLSRRTKIKLYKSLIIPVLMYGAEAWTMTTSDETTLGVFERKVLRKIYGPLNIGNGEYRRRWNDELYDLYDDIDIVQRIKRQRLRWLGHVVRMEENTPALKVFDAVPAGGSRGRGRPPLRWKDQVQSDLASLGVSSWRQKAKRRNEWRALVDSAIIA, encoded by the coding sequence atgataaggtgcatgcatcagcttctttgtagaatatggtcggaagaaagcatgcctgacgattggaatcttagtgtgctctgcccaatccataagaagggagaccccacaatctgcgccaactaccgtggtataagtctcctcaatatcgcatataaggttttgtcgagcgtattgtgtgaaagactaaagcccaccgtcaacgaactgattggaccttatcagtgtggctttagacctggaaaatctacaatggaccagatattcaccatgcgccaaatcttggaaaagacccgagagagaagaatcgatacccaccatctttttatcgattttaaagctgccttcgatagcacgaaaaggagctgcctttatgccgcgatgtctgaatttggtatccctgcaaaactaatacggctatgtaagctgacgttgagcaacaccaaaagctccgtcaggatcgggaaggacctctccgagccgttcgataccaaacgaggcttcagacagggtgactcactatcgtgcgacttcttcaatctattgctggaaaaaataatacgagctgcagaactaaatagagagggtacaatcttctacaagagtgtacagctcctggcgtatgccgatgatattgatatcatcggaagcaacaaccgcgccgtttgttctgcgttttccagactagataaagaagcgaagcgtatgggtctggtggtgaatgaggacaagacgaaatatctcctgtcatcaaacaaacagtcagcgcactcgcgtcttggctcccacgtcactgttgacagtcataactttgaagttgtagataatttcgtttatctgggaaccagcattaacaacaccaacaatgtcagccttgaaatccaacgcagaatcactcttgccaacaggtgctactttggactgagtaggcaattgaaaagtaaagtcctctctcgacgaaccaaaatcaaactctataagtcgctcattattcccgtcctgatgtatggcgctgaagcgtggacgatgacaacatccgatgagacgactcttggggttttcgagagaaaggttttgcgcaagatttatggtcctctaaacattggcaacggcgaataccgcagacgatggaacgatgagctgtacgatttatacgacgacattgacatagttcagcgaataaaaagacagcggctacgctggctaggtcatgttgtacggatggaagaaaacactccagctctgaaagtattcgatgcagtacccgctggaggaagccgcggaagaggacgacctccactccggtggaaagaccaagtgcaaagtgacctggcttcacttggtgtttccagttggcgccaaaaagcaaaaaggaggaatgagtggcgcgctctggtggattcggctat